A stretch of DNA from Macrotis lagotis isolate mMagLag1 chromosome X, bilby.v1.9.chrom.fasta, whole genome shotgun sequence:
CCCCCACCCATCCCACTGGCTCTGTGCACTCTGGGTCCTCACTTTGTGTCACCCCTCTGCTCCCCAAGCCCCTCTGCCACTGAGCTCTGGGTGCCCAGGCTAGCCCCTCGAAGGGGGTCCCAGGCAGGCGGGGTCCCCATTCTCTGGGCCTGTTGGGTGGTCAGATCCCGCATGCTCCCCAACCTTGGGTGGGGGCCAGTCTCACTCTTCCTGCtcagccccctccctcccccaacttcGGACTCGTGGCCCAGTTTCTGGTCTTTGTACAATAATTTCTCTGTCCCCTCCCCCTTTGGAAATGGAGCCTTTTTGTTAACGAACGTTCTGGACTCGATGCTTCCGTCGCTGAGCACGGCCTTCGCCCTGTGTGTTCCGTTGTGGCGGGGGGCAGGAACCCCCGAACCCCGCCGCTGACTCAGCTCCCCTATCTGCCCTCGGCAGCCTCGGGGGCCCGGCCCCAGAGCTCAGACTCCCAGCTTGGGCCTTTTGGAAGCGGGGGCTTGGAGCCGACACCTGCTTGACTCCACTAGTCCAATGACCGTCCCCCCTCGGGCCCCCGGGGGATCAGCTGGAAGGGGTCTGGGGGCGCCTCGCCTCACCCCGGGGAACACTCCAATCCTGCCGGGGGGCCGCCTGGCTCTGCTTGGAGCCCTCTGGTCGCGGGGAGCTCACTACCTCTCACCACCATCCCCTTTGGTACATTTTCTCAGACACTGAATTTAAAGCTGCCCCCTGCCGCCCCCCCAGATCCTTCAAAGGGTGAAAAAGGCTCCCGAATTCTGGATCGCTTGACAGTCTCACAAGGAGGCCCCACAGGCGCTCCGCCAAATTCCACCCATTTTTCCAGATGGTTCGGAGAGGCCTGGTCCCGGCAGTCCGGGCTTTCCCCGTTAAGCTCTCTCCTCTCGTACCCCGCACCCGCTGCCTGGCCACCTTTCTCAGTGTCCGAGCTCTGCTCCCCAAGACCTTGCTGGGGGAACCTCGGAAGTCATCTCATTGGACcccctcatcttatagatgaagacactgaggctcTGGGGCTTGGGGCCATGCAGAGATCTTACCATCTTAGATTAGAACTGGCAGGGACTTGGGGACCCCCTACCTCAGTCCCCTCCTGTTCAGATGgagaagctgaggcccagagaggttaagaaatttGGCCCAGGTGACGTGAGCTCGTAGCTTTAGCACAAGAGGGATCCCTCAGAGCCTCTTAGAATGTCCTAAAACtgcagagggggaaactgaggtcccaagTGGAATCGTGTCCAGCTTTTGTAGCCACCACATTGAACTTGCATCCTGCTAAGACCCCTGGATCGTTTTCATGTTTCATGCTGTTCAGACATACCTCCGTTTCCCACATTCTGGCTcgtcctttcctcctctcctccctctccccccttcctcAGCCCCCACTAGTGGTCCCCCTCTTTCCTGTAGGCTGACGGGTGGGGAGGGGCGGGCCCCTGCCTTATCTCCGGCTGCCTTCCTGACCACTCTCCCTCGGAGGGCTCAGTGTGGGGAGGCCGGCCTGTCCAAGCCGACCAAGTCTTCCACCTGCTCTGCCCTGCCAGCCTGGGGCCATGGGCTCTGGTGAGTCTGCCCTCAGCCACCCCTCAGAGGGCTGGGCCGGGGGGCGAGTGGGAAGGGGGAGAGTTCTGGGCTGATTTAGGATCTTTGGAGGTCTAGACTGGGGCTCCCCCAGGGTTGAGGTGGTGGGAGGGCGATGTTCTGGAAAATGGGGGTCTTCTCCTTCCCACACCTCTCCACCACTAGTTCAGCCTCCCCTTTTGGAGGCTCCCCATGCCCTTGCCCCGGCACAATCCTCTGTTTCCCTTCTCTGAGGTCTGGGGGGGGCAAGGCTGGACAGGGACCCTCTTTTGGGCTCCTTGCCAAAGCCTCCATCCCTGGCCACATTCCTGGCTGTTGGAACAGTCTGAGATCCCCAGGATGTCAGAGTTGGGGGTGCTTGGAAGTCACCTGGTTCAGCCTCCCTCATTTTATGGGGTTCAGGGAAGAGGATTGTCTTTCATAGGGGTCACAGTGACCCGATGCAGGAGCAGACCGCGAATCCCCTACCCACCtcctaccaagaaaatcccacttCCCCGGGAAGTGGAGGTAGGAAAGGAGGGTCCCAGAGGGGTGAGGCAAGCTCAGCCCCCCAAGGGCTCTGTGACCACCCTTGCCCTGCCACTGCAGGTTCCCAGGACCTGACCCGGCAGCCAAACTCCCAGGCTTGAATTGAATGGTGtaaggagtggggagagggagaggtgcaaagacctgagttcaaactcaaaTGCAACCACTAATTGACCTTGTGACCTAAgtcctttccttgcctaggcctcagtttcttcatctgtaaaatggggaggaggTTGTGGTGGAGGTTTCACTAAGGTCCCCTCTAAGCCTGACGTCTGTTCTCCCTGGGCCTCTCTATGAAGCAGGGAGGTCAGCCCCTTTGGGGGTCCGGGTGGGGCTGAGTGGGGGCATTGTGTGGGGGCCCACCCTCCCATCACCCTCCCATCACCGGCTCTCCTGTTCCAGGGCTGCTGCTGGTGCCTCGGGCCTTGGGTCTCTTACTGCTGACCTGGGTCCCCCAGGCCCCGGCCTGTCCCGCCCGCTGTCGCTGCGCCGGCAGCCTGGTGGACTGCGGGCACCGGCAGCTGACGGCGGCCGACCTGCCCAGGGCCTTCCCTTCGACCACCACAGAGATCATCCTCCAAGCCAACAACTTGAGCAGCCTGCCCGCCGGGCTCTTCGACGGGCTGCCCTTCCTGCGCCAGGCACAGCTGGCAGCCAACCCCTGGCACTGTGACTGCAGCTTGCTCTACCTGCGGGCGTGGCTCGGGGCCCAGCAGAACCGCCGGCCCTACCTCACCCTCCGCTGCTCCGGGCCCCCCCACCTGGAAGGCCGCCTGCTGCTCTACCTGGGCCCCGAGGAGCTGCAGGCCACCTGTGGGCTAGCGGGCTGCAGCCAGGCACTGGGGGTCCAGCTGGCCCTCCTCTGCCTGCTCCTGCTGCACgccctgctcctgctcctgctgctCCTGCGGCTCTGGCGGTACCGGGCGCTGGCCCGAGAGGCTCGGCTCACTGCCGAGGATCTGCTGCTGCAGACCTCGCCTCTGGTGGCCCACACCCCCTGACCTACCAGAACCGGCCCCAGCCGGGCCCGAGGCTCCTGCCCTGCCCAGCCTGGGGCTAACGGCCCCCTGACCTGACCTGAGCAGAGGCCTGGGCCTGGGTTCCCTGGCTCACCCAATGCGCCGTCCTACCCAACCTGGGGCCAGGGCTCTCCCGACCTAACCTGAGCAAAGGTGCCAGGCCCTTGGATCTAACTCACTTCCTCAGCCCTCCCTGGTTCCTACTGACTGATTCCCCCTGATCTGTAGGGAAGGGAGGATGTCCCACAGCCAGGGGTAcccatccccctcacctccccAGCCCCAGGGTTCAGGAGCTGTGTCCTCAGAGCCCGCCCTTCCTTCGCGGTGCCCCAGGCAGGGAGCGGGGCCAAGGACTCCGTGGTCGAACTGCCCAAGGCATGGAGTCTTCAGCCAGGCCTCATCCTTCAAACCCGCTTCTTCCCCCGAGGCCACAGTTCTCGGACCCTCTGGCAGCCTTCCCTCTAACTAGCCCTGGCTCGCCCCATCCTTGAGAAGAGGGAGCAGATGCTCTGGGGGACAAATTCATCAAGGATGCTGACAGGGGTCATGCGTCCTGAGGAGGGTGGCCAGGATGGCAAAAGCCTCCCGGGCAGAGAGCCCTATCCTGCACCTGAAAGCCTTGGGCTACAGGGCAGAGCCCAGGAGGGGCCCACCAGATGGCCTGGGGGCCTAACAATGAGAGTCACCCCCCCGGGGGGAGGGGACTTGTCTCAAGTGGAGCTGCTTTCCCATACTGGGAGGTCTTTGCACAAAGGCTGTCCTCGCTCAAAGGTTAGAGACCTGTTTGCCAGGGATGCTAATTCAAGGTCTTGTTCATGGTTGGGTCGGGTCATTGGCCTCAGAGGGAGTCCCCCGTTGAGATGATTCTAAGATGACTGGTCTGTCCAGGGGTGCCCTTGGGAGCTGACATGCTGCCCGGCTCTACCCTGCCCTGGGAAGACCGG
This window harbors:
- the GP1BB gene encoding platelet glycoprotein Ib beta chain; the encoded protein is MGSGLLLVPRALGLLLLTWVPQAPACPARCRCAGSLVDCGHRQLTAADLPRAFPSTTTEIILQANNLSSLPAGLFDGLPFLRQAQLAANPWHCDCSLLYLRAWLGAQQNRRPYLTLRCSGPPHLEGRLLLYLGPEELQATCGLAGCSQALGVQLALLCLLLLHALLLLLLLLRLWRYRALAREARLTAEDLLLQTSPLVAHTP